CGACCGGCTGCTGCCCTGCGACGATCGGCAGCGTCGCGACATCGACCTGCTCGCCCAGCACCGCCAGCTGTTCCTGTGCGGCCGGGCGATTGACGTCGAGAGAGGCCATCATGGCCTTCTTTCCGTGCTTTTCGCGGATCAGCTTGCCGAGTTTTGCGGTCGTGGTCGTCTTACCCGAACCCTGGAGGCCGACCATCATGATCACAACCGGCGGCTTGGCGTCTAGGTTCAGTCCCTCTCCGGCGATCGCGCCCTGCGGATCTTCCGGATCGCCGCCAAGCGTGCGGACGAGTTCGTCATGTACGATCTTGACGACCTGCTGGCCCGGCTTGACCGATTTGAGGACTTCCTGCCCGATCGCCTTTTCGGTCACCGCATCGATGAAGCGGCGGGCGACCGGCAGCGCGACGTCTGCTTCTAGCAGCGCGATACGAACTTCGCGCATGGCGTCGCGCACATCCTGTTCGCTGAGCGCCCCACGGCCCTTGAGCTTGTCAAAGACGCCGCCAAGGCGGTCGGACAGATTGTCAAACATCGTCTTCAACTCCTCATGACTGACGATGAGCCAGCCTAAACGCGAAAAACGCCGGCGGACGAAACCTCGTCGGCCAGCGTGCGAAATTCCTCGATGGAAATTCCGGCTTTGTCTGTTTCGATGGTGGAGCCTAGCGGGATCGAACCGCTGACCTCAACACTGCCAGTGTTGCGCTCTCCCAGCTGAGCTAAGGCCCCATATCATCGATATTGCGGCCCTGAAATATAGGGCCAAATCCTCGCTCTCGCAAGGAGCGCGCCGTTTATGGCCGCTCCCGGCGAAAGGCAAGAATTAATTGTCTTCGTCTTCGTCGTCGCCCTTGCCCTTGGACACGCCAAGGTCATCATCGCCGCCAAGATCGACATCGTTGTCGGGCGAATCGTCATCATCATCGATATTTTCGATGTCCTTCAGATCATCATCATCGTCCGCAAGATCGCTGTCCGCTTCGCCGTCCTTCTTTTTCTTTTCGGCCTCATCGAACGGAATCGGCTGCTTCGATTTCAGAACCGGCTCGGGATACCATTCCTCACCGCATTCGATGCAGGTCACCGGCTCATCATTGCCGAGATCGTAGAAGCGTTCCCCGCATTTGGGGCAGGAACGCTTGGTGCCCCATTCTGGCTTCGCCATTCTTGAAATTCCTTAGTCTTGCCCGTTCAGCAGGCGGGCATTCGTATGCGCATTTTATTGGGACCGGAGTGTACCGGAATCAAGAGCGGGCGCGCCTTGCCAGAAGGGGGCGGCGCTGTCAAAGACCGCCGCGAAATGAGCGCAAATACTTTCACTTCGTCCGGCCCGTTAAGAGGGCATATCCGTGTCCCCGGTGACAAGTCGATCAGCCACCGTGCGCTGATGTTCTCTTCGCTCGCCATAGGTGAGAGTATTATCGAAGGGTTGCTCGAAGGCGAGGACGTGCTGGCGACAGCAGCCGCGATGCGTCAGCTGGGCGCGGAGATTGAGCGGGGCAACGATGGCATCTGGCGCGTGCACGGCGCGGGTCTCGGAAGTCTTCTCGAACCGAAGCAGGCGCTCGACATGGGTAACTCCGGAACATCGACGCGGCTTTTGATGGGGCTGCTCGCGAGCCACGGCTTCACCGCGACCTTCACCGGCGACGCAAGTCTTTCTGGCCGACCGATGAACCGAGTGATCGAGCCGCTCTCGCAAATGGGCGCGAGTATCGAGGCTTCGGCTGACGGAACTCTCCCCCTGATGATGCGCGGCGCCTTGCCCGCGGTGCCGATCACTTACCGCCTGCCGGTTGCGTCCGCGCAAGTGAAAAGCGCAGTGCTGCTCGCTGGCCTTAACACCCCGGGTATCACCAGTGTTATCGAGCCGGTCGCGACGCGCGATCATACAGAGAGGATGTTGAAGGGATTTGGCGCGACGCTGGAGATTGGTGACCACGACGGCGAGCGCCTTATCTCCATCCACGGGGATGCTGTTCTCGAACCACAGCAGGTCATCGTGCCAGGAGACCCATCCTCCGCAGCATTCTTCATCGTCGCCGCGCTGATCGTTCCCGACAGCGATCTCGTGATAGAGAATGTGGGAATGAACGACACACGCGCCGGGATCGTCCACGCGCTGCGCCAAATGGGTGGAAACATCGAGGGAATGAACCTGCGCGAAGTCGGAGGTGAACCGGTGGCGGACCTTCGGGTCACGCACTCGGCCTTGAAAGGAGCGGAGATAGAGCCTGCCCTTGCACCATCAATGATCGATGAATTCCCGGTCCTGTTTGTGGCCGCAGCTCTGGCCGAAGGCACGACAAAAACCAGCGGGCTAGAAGAATTGCGCGTCAAGGAAAGCGACCGCCTCGCGACCATGGCGAGTGCGCTCAAGCTCGCAGGGGCAAAGGTCGAGGAGCACGAGGACGGCCTCACGATCGAAGGCACAGGCGGCGAGCCCTTGCGAGGAACGCCCGATGGAGCGCAGGTCCAGACGCTGCTCGATCACCGCATCTCGATGAGTATGGCGGTGGCTGGTCTGGCGAGCCGCAACGGCGTCACGATCGACGATACCGCGCCAATCGCAACGAGCTTTCCGAATTTCACCGAACTCATGGGACAGATCATCGAATGACTTCCCCCCTCGATATCTACAGCATCATCGGATTCGTCGGGACCGGCTGCATTATCGCTGCCTACGCCTACCTCACCTATGTCGACGAGCCTAACCCGTTCGTGCTGCATGGCACCAACCTCACGGGCGCGGCCCTGCTAACCGTCAGCCTGCTGGTCCACACCAATTGGCCGAGCCTCGTGCTTGAGGGGTTTTGGGCAGCAATCGCCATTTTCGGCATCGTGAAGGCCTTGCGCGCCCGTACCGCCCGCGACAGAACCGGATTGTGATCAAGCGTCGCATCATCGCTGCCGGCCTGCTCCTCGCCTTTGCTACGGGCGCGCCGTTGTTCTGGAACGGTGGCGAGTGGGACAGCCTCTATTTCGGTGTGAACCTGATCCTTGCGGCCTTGGGATTCCTCTTTCTCCACTACAAATGGAAGCGCACCGAAAAGCCAACCGTCACTCCTGACAAGGCCCGGGACATTTTTTCATGATTATCGCAGTCGACGGCCCGACCGCTTCGGGCAAAGGAACGATCGCCAAGCAACTCGCGGACCATTTCGGCCTGCCCCACCTCGATACGGGCCTGCTCTACCGCGCGGTCGGTCGGCAAGTTGCGCTGAACGGGGGCGATCCGGATAGCGAAGCCGACGCACTTGCTGCATGCGACTTCCCCGACGAATTGCTTCAGGACGAAATTTTGCGATCCGAAGCCGTCGGCGGGCTGGCAAGCCGCGTCTCGGTCCACCCCTCCGTTCGCGAGGCGTTGTTCGAACGTCAGCGCGCCTTTGCCGAGCAACCCGGCGGCGCTGTGCTCGACGGGCGCGATATCGGAACAGTCATCGCCCCCGATGCCGATGTGAAGCTCTTCATCACAGCCAGCGTTCAGGAACGTGCCCGCCGTCGCTGGCTCGAAATGACCGGGCGCGAAATCGAGATTCCGCTCTCCGAAATCGAAGCGGACATTGTTCGCCGCGACGCGCGCGATATCAATCGCAAGGATGCACCGCTAAAGGCGGCAGAGGATGCAATGATCATCGATACAACTGCCTTCGACAAGGACCAGGCTTTCGAGGCAGTGCTCGAGGCGGTCGAACAGAAGCTACGCTAGGCCGCATTTTCCTTGCTTTTCAGCCGCGCTTCGCCTAGTCGCGCGCCCGTTCCCGCAATCGCTACAGATTTCGTGGACCTCTGCTTGAGCATTCGGCTCTTGCGGAGATGTCGGCCTCTTGCCCCGTACACCCACGCAATTGTGCGAGGGAGACGGAGAAAGACCCCGGAAAAACCGGTGGCCGGTAGCAAAACGATTAGGAAACTGAACACATGGCGACTTCTGCCAATCCAACGCGCGACGATTTCGAAGCGCTTCTCAACGAACAACTCGGTGGTGCAGACGATGGCGGCTTTGAAGGCCGCGTCGTTAAAGGCACCGTGACCGCAATCGAAAACGGTTATGCGGTCATCGACGTAGGCCTCAAGAGCGAAGGCCGCGTCCCTCTCAAGGAATTCGCCCGCGGCGAAGACGACCACGGTCTTAGCGTTGGCGACGAGGTCGAAGTTTATGTCGACCGCGTCGAGAACGCCGATGGTGAAGCGATGCTCAGCCGCGATCGCGCCCGCCGCGAAGCTGCCTGGGACAAGCTCGAAAACGAATTCGGCGAAGGCAAGCGCGTCGAAGGCCGGATCTTCGGCCGCGTCAAAGGTGGCTTCACCGTCGACCTCGACGGCGCCGTTGCCTTCCTTCCCGGCTCGCAGGTCGATATCCGTCCTGTACGCGATGTCACCCCGCTGATGGACATGCCGCAGCCATTCCAGATACTCAAGATGGATCGTCGCCGCGGCAACATCGTGGTCTCGCGCCGCGCCGTCCTTGAAGAAACCCGTGCCGAACAGCGCAGCGAGCTGATCGACAAGCTGGCAGAAGGCCAGGTGATCGAAGGCGTGGTCAAGAACATCACGGATTACGGTGCGTTCGTCGACCTCGGCGGTATCGACGGCCTGCTCCACGTCACCGACATGAGCTACAAGCGCGTCAACCACCCGAGCGAGATTATCGAGATCGGTCAGACCGTGACCGTCCAGATCGTTCGCATCAACGCCGACACGCAGCGCATCAGCCTCGGTATGAAGCAGCTCGAAAGCGATCCGTGGGATGGCGTATCGGCCAAGTACCCGGTCGGCGCGAAGCTCACTGGAACCGTCACAAACATCACCGAATACGGTGCTTTCGTTGAGCTTGAGCCGGGCATCGAAGGTCTGGTCCACGTCAGCGAAATGAGCTGGACCAAAAAGAATGTCCATCCTGGCAAGATCGTTTCGACCAGCCAGGAAGTCGAAGTCGTGGTCCTCGAAGTCGACAGCGAGAAGCGCCGCATTTCACTTGGCCTCAAACAGGCCCAGCGCAATCCGTGGGAAGAGTTCGCAGAGAAGCACCCCGTCGGCAGCGAAGTCGAGGGCGAAGTCAAGAACGCCACCGAATTCGGTCTCTTCATCGGCCTCGACGGCGATGTCGACGGCATGGTCCACATGTCGGATATCGCCTGGGGTATCTCGGGCGAAGACGCACTGGCGCTCCACCGCAAGGGCGAGCAGGTCAAGGCCGTTGTTCTCGACGTCGATGTCGAGAAGGAACGCATCAGCCTCGGTATGAAGCAGCTCGAAAAGGGCGCTCCGACAGAAGCAGGCGCTGCTGCAGCCGGTTCGCTGCGCAAGGGTCAGACCGTCACTGTTACCGTCCTCGAAGTTCGCGATGGCGGCCTCGAAGTGCAGGTTGGCGACGACGGCGCGACCGGCTTCATCAAGCGTTCGGATCTCGGCCGTGACCGCGACGAACAGCGCCCCGACCGCTTCCAGGTCGGCGCGAAGGTCGATGCGATGGTCACCGGCTTCGATCGTTCGAAGAAGCCGAACTTCTCGATCAAGGCACGCCAGATTGCCGAAGAGAAGGAAGCCGTTCAGCAGTTCGGTTCGTCGGATTCGGGCGCATCGCTCGGCGATATCCTGGGCGAAGCACTCAAGAAGTCGGAAGACTAAAGCCAACCGCCTTTCAGGCAAAAGAAAAGGCCCGCTTGCTCAACCGAGCAGGCGGGCCTTTTCTATGGGCGGCATCAGGTCTAGGATCTAAGCCATGCTTACCGTCCACCAATTCCCTTGCCTGTCCGACAATTACGGGTTCTTGCTCCACAATTCGGTCACCGGAGAGACCGCGGCAATCGATACGCCCGATGCCAAGGAGTATCTTAAGCAGGCCGAGGCGAAGGGCTGGACGATCACCCACATCTGGAACACGCACTGGCATCCCGACCATGCTGG
The Erythrobacter sp. THAF29 DNA segment above includes these coding regions:
- a CDS encoding permease encodes the protein MTSPLDIYSIIGFVGTGCIIAAYAYLTYVDEPNPFVLHGTNLTGAALLTVSLLVHTNWPSLVLEGFWAAIAIFGIVKALRARTARDRTGL
- a CDS encoding FYDLN acid domain-containing protein; the encoded protein is MAKPEWGTKRSCPKCGERFYDLGNDEPVTCIECGEEWYPEPVLKSKQPIPFDEAEKKKKDGEADSDLADDDDDLKDIENIDDDDDSPDNDVDLGGDDDLGVSKGKGDDEDEDN
- the cmk gene encoding (d)CMP kinase, with the translated sequence MIIAVDGPTASGKGTIAKQLADHFGLPHLDTGLLYRAVGRQVALNGGDPDSEADALAACDFPDELLQDEILRSEAVGGLASRVSVHPSVREALFERQRAFAEQPGGAVLDGRDIGTVIAPDADVKLFITASVQERARRRWLEMTGREIEIPLSEIEADIVRRDARDINRKDAPLKAAEDAMIIDTTAFDKDQAFEAVLEAVEQKLR
- the aroA gene encoding 3-phosphoshikimate 1-carboxyvinyltransferase, whose translation is MSANTFTSSGPLRGHIRVPGDKSISHRALMFSSLAIGESIIEGLLEGEDVLATAAAMRQLGAEIERGNDGIWRVHGAGLGSLLEPKQALDMGNSGTSTRLLMGLLASHGFTATFTGDASLSGRPMNRVIEPLSQMGASIEASADGTLPLMMRGALPAVPITYRLPVASAQVKSAVLLAGLNTPGITSVIEPVATRDHTERMLKGFGATLEIGDHDGERLISIHGDAVLEPQQVIVPGDPSSAAFFIVAALIVPDSDLVIENVGMNDTRAGIVHALRQMGGNIEGMNLREVGGEPVADLRVTHSALKGAEIEPALAPSMIDEFPVLFVAAALAEGTTKTSGLEELRVKESDRLATMASALKLAGAKVEEHEDGLTIEGTGGEPLRGTPDGAQVQTLLDHRISMSMAVAGLASRNGVTIDDTAPIATSFPNFTELMGQIIE
- the rpsA gene encoding 30S ribosomal protein S1; translation: MATSANPTRDDFEALLNEQLGGADDGGFEGRVVKGTVTAIENGYAVIDVGLKSEGRVPLKEFARGEDDHGLSVGDEVEVYVDRVENADGEAMLSRDRARREAAWDKLENEFGEGKRVEGRIFGRVKGGFTVDLDGAVAFLPGSQVDIRPVRDVTPLMDMPQPFQILKMDRRRGNIVVSRRAVLEETRAEQRSELIDKLAEGQVIEGVVKNITDYGAFVDLGGIDGLLHVTDMSYKRVNHPSEIIEIGQTVTVQIVRINADTQRISLGMKQLESDPWDGVSAKYPVGAKLTGTVTNITEYGAFVELEPGIEGLVHVSEMSWTKKNVHPGKIVSTSQEVEVVVLEVDSEKRRISLGLKQAQRNPWEEFAEKHPVGSEVEGEVKNATEFGLFIGLDGDVDGMVHMSDIAWGISGEDALALHRKGEQVKAVVLDVDVEKERISLGMKQLEKGAPTEAGAAAAGSLRKGQTVTVTVLEVRDGGLEVQVGDDGATGFIKRSDLGRDRDEQRPDRFQVGAKVDAMVTGFDRSKKPNFSIKARQIAEEKEAVQQFGSSDSGASLGDILGEALKKSED